CCGCATCCGCTCCGGAAGGTGTTGTCACGTTCAGTACTCCGCCGTCGTATGAGATTGCCTCACTGAAGTCGCTTCTCCGGCAGCATGATGCAATCGCGGTGCTTGGTCCTGACACTTTGTATACGGCTGCGTATATTCAGGCGCTTGAAGATGCTGTCAGCGGGCATGTTGTTTCCGGAACCTACTCATCACCGTCCGGCGAGCTTGCCAGTCTCCGCTCTCTTCTTGATCAAAAACCAGGTCTTTTGATCATCACCGGCGGATCGGATGTTCCGGCGGTTGTTGCAAAGGCCCGCGAGTTTGGTCTGACCGGTCCAGTTCTGGTTTCTTCGTGGGTAGGGGAGGATGCAGGCACAATGAATGATCCCAGAATGGAAGGGGTCTACACGGCAAAGAGGATCTCTGATATCTCGTCTCATCCGTTTTACAATGTCTACTCTGTCAGATTCGACACTTCTGCATCCGTGTATGCTGCAGAAGGCTATGATGCGATGATGACTTTGTCGCGTCTGGTGCCACAGAGCAACGGGAATACTGTCTACATTTCAGGATGGTACATGGACAAGACCTATGAGGGTGCTGCGGGTTCTTATGAGTTTGATATCAGCGGCTGCGGGAGAATTCTGATGCAGATTGCACAGTTCAGGTCAGGATCTGTGGTTCTGGTTGATACGTATGCGCCTCCGCCGTCAGAGGTGGTGATTGGTGTCTACGGCAATGCTGAGGTGGTCCGAGGGGCAACTGCGGCCGCCGAGTTTATCAATACGGCGAGCCAGATCTCTCTTCCCGGAGCGGCAACGAGCGGTATTTCAGGCATCTATGGTGCGAAGGTTCGCATTCTGCCGCTTGAGTCCGGTTCTCCGGTTCCAAGTGATGTTGTCGCTGTTGTCGGGGATATGGAGGGTGTTGTTACGAACCGGCCCGCGGTCCAGACGGTGTCGGGCGGTGAGTATCGTCCCGGTGACTGGTCGGTGTCCCTTGCACCGGATGAGGAGGAGGGTATTGTTCAGCTGATCGGTATTCTTGATTCAAGAAAGGTATATGGATCACATTCTTCGAACATCACGCTGCTGGCGCCCGAAGGTGTTGTTCTGTCTTCGTCTGCTGCATCCCTGCTGGAGGATCACGGCTACTCTGTTGAGACCGTCTCTTACTCGCTTCCTTTGACCAAGGCCGGGGCTGATGTTCTTTTCTCCGGTCAGAACCGTCCCGGAGAAGTTATTCTGAGTTTCCCTGCCGGTGCAGAGGATCTGACGCTCCTTTTGGATGCGGCCCGCATGTCAAACTCCCTGCCTTCGGTCTGGTATGTGTCAGGTGATGTGATACTTGGGGATCCGAAGGTTGTTCAGAGTGTTCAGGTCTATGATTATCTTGCAGCGTCTGATATCTGGTCCTCGGAGCTTGGCAAGTCAAAACCTCTGGTCAGGGATGTGTCCCTGTTTTACTCGAAGGTTTATCCTGGTCAGTCGATGACCGGTGTTTCGGCAAGATCGTTTGAGGCGGTGGTGATGCTTGCGGATGCGATGAGTGTGTCAGGTTCTACTACGCCGGCGGCGGTTGGTTCGGCGCTGAAGAATCTCCGGTACTCAGTCGATCAGAGTATTTTCTCAGGGTCCGGGATATCCTTTGATGAATCGGGGAATGTCGTTGGTCCTGAGACGATGCTTCTTCAGAGTCAGGGAGGGACGATGAGGGTTGTTCTTGGTGCGGGTGATCTGATCTCTGTGGCAGAGAGACAGATGTAGCCGTATTTTTTTAAAACGCCAATGGCGATTTTTCTTCGTATGTTTTCTGAAAAAAGTAAATGGGTGGTGGTGAACGTGGCCTCGTGTGAAAAAAGAACCGCAAATCCACGCAAATCTCGCTCGCTGACGCTCGCTCCGCAAATCGCGTTTGCTAATCGTCGCTCTCATCCCGCCGGATTCCGGCGGGCTCGTTGCTATCGCAACCGCGACGGCAAACGCTGGCGACGCGATTCGCGCGTCGCCTTGTAAATGGGAGTTGTTTTATCTTATATGTTGATGGCTGAAAAATAATACTCAAAACAACAAAATCTCCTAATTCATTCTGCATCAGTTTTTTTTTCAACAGTGTGGCGGCGCCCGAATGGCGCCGTCCAGCGTTTGCCGTCGCGGTTGCGATAGCAACGAGCCCGCCGGAATCCGGCGGGATGAGAGCGACGATTAGCAAACGCGATTTGCGGAGCGAGCGTCAGCGAGCGAGATTTGCGTGGATTTGCGGTTCTTTTTTCACACGAGGCCACGTTCACCACTTTTCCAATCAACATTTTTCATAATGCGATATAGTAGATCATCCGATTACTTTTTTCAGAAAAATAACCCCCCAAATTTTTTCATGGAGATGCACACAGCGCCACTATCCAAAACTTCGCCAACCCTGCGCTAACCTTTGCGCTAACCTTAACGCATTCATTTTCATCCAAATCGGAATTCAACGTTGTATATCGAAAGTTCGTATAGTGCGTATAGTGAAAACGAAAATTCTCTCTCTCTATCTGAATAGAAATTAGTAGCCCATAGAAATCCAGGCAAAACACACTCCAACTATACGCACTATACGAAATAACAACCAAACACAACAGAATCCAAAAATATGCAAAATACAATGATTTCAACTATACGTAAAACCTCACGCATGCATTGTCTGTAAGTTGTCGCTGACCGACACAGTTTTGCATTATCATTTTGCGCGAGTACAACCATTCATTTTCGTGATGTTCTCGTTTGCTCCGTGATGTTTTTTTTCTGTGAGACTCCGTGTGTTCCGTTTTTCCGTGGCCGACTCGGACGAGCACTGTTCCAAACACATTCTATATCCGGTTGGAGAGGTAAACTACCAGTATGGCAACCCGATACCTCCGTTTTTTGGTTGGCGGCATGCACTGCAGCGCATGCTCCGCCCACCTTGAATCCACCCTGAAGCTTCTTCCCGGTGTGTCTGAGGTAACGGTAAATCTCTCTGACGGAACGGCAAGTGTCAACATTGACACCAATTTCACCACGCCGGAAATGGTGAATGAAGCGGTAATCGGTGCCGGATTTTCCGTAACACCGGTTCCGATATCCTTCATCGTCACACCTCCGAGTGCAGAACTGCTGGAGAAAGGCTCTGTTGCGCTGCGCTCACTTCCGGGAGTTTTAGAGGTCTCAAGTGAGGATGACATCATCACGGTCAGGTATCATCCGCTGCTTGCCGACTCCTCCCAGTTTGTGCCGGTCCTGAAGAAGGCGGGTTTCTCTTCTGTCACCGTAAACAGCGGGTTTGATGATCTGTTCTATATCCCTGAGTCGGAGAAGGACGAACTGTCGGGAATCCGCAACAGAACAATCCTCGGTTTTGTCGGCTCAGCCGTTCTGATGGCGCTGATGTTCTTCGGACACTCACTGTTCGGCGACAACATGTTTGCGATGGACGTGACAATGCTCGTCATCGCAACCCCGATTCTGATTGTTTGTGCGTATCCGATCTTCCGGCAGGGGCTTGCGCAGCTCCGCGGCGGCATGCTCGGCATGGAGGTCATGTACATGCTGGGCATTGCGACATCCTACATCGCAGGTCTTGGAGCGGTCGCAGGAATTCTGCCTTCGCCGGATTTTTTGTTGTTTGAGACCGCGGTGATGCTTACTGCGTTCCTTGGTCTTGGCAGGTATCTTGAGACGCGTGCCAGAGGGCGGACGTCTGATGCTATCATGGCGCTTTTACACCTGCGCCCGCCGGTTGCAACTGTTATTCGCGGCGGAGTCGAACAGGAGGTCAGGGTCGGCGAGCTGGTTGCAGGCGACATGGTTATCGTGAAGACCGGCGGTCAGATTCCGTCCGACGGTATTGTTCTTGAAAATCCGGTCACGGTGAACGAGTCGGCGATCACCGGCGAGTCGGTGCCGGTGATCAAAACTCCCGGAACCGGCGTCATCGGCGGCACGGTTGTTTCGCAGGGTGTACTGACCATGGAAGTGGAAAAAGTCGGTACCGATACGGTTCTTGCAGGCATCATCAGAATGGTCCGCGAGGCGCAGGAAACCAAACCTTCGGTGCAGAGCGTGGCTGATACTGCGGTCCGATATTTTATTCCGTTTGTCCTTCTGGTTGCAGTTGTGGCGTTTGTCTACTGGTACTTCTTCGCCGCAGAGACTCTGCTTGTTGCCCTTTCCAGTTTTATTGCGGTTATTGTGGTTGCATGTCCCTGTGCTCTCGGGCTTGCGACGCCGACCGCGGTCACGGTCGGTATCGGACGTGCGGCAACTCTCGGCATTTTGATCAGAAACGGCGAGGTGCTGGAACGTGCAGGAAAACTGAAGGCAGTCGCTGTGGATAAGACCGGCACGCTGACGCTTGGAACTCCGGCGGTCTCGGGCATTGCGGTTGCCGAAGGAGTCTCTGAGGACGACCTTCTGACGACCGCGTCGGCTCTCGGCCGCAGGTCGCTGCATCCTCTTGACGGGGCTATTGTTTCTGCCGCAGATGCCCGCAGCCTTGCTGATCTTCTGGCGGCACGAATCGAG
The nucleotide sequence above comes from Methanorbis furvi. Encoded proteins:
- a CDS encoding heavy metal translocating P-type ATPase, which produces MATRYLRFLVGGMHCSACSAHLESTLKLLPGVSEVTVNLSDGTASVNIDTNFTTPEMVNEAVIGAGFSVTPVPISFIVTPPSAELLEKGSVALRSLPGVLEVSSEDDIITVRYHPLLADSSQFVPVLKKAGFSSVTVNSGFDDLFYIPESEKDELSGIRNRTILGFVGSAVLMALMFFGHSLFGDNMFAMDVTMLVIATPILIVCAYPIFRQGLAQLRGGMLGMEVMYMLGIATSYIAGLGAVAGILPSPDFLLFETAVMLTAFLGLGRYLETRARGRTSDAIMALLHLRPPVATVIRGGVEQEVRVGELVAGDMVIVKTGGQIPSDGIVLENPVTVNESAITGESVPVIKTPGTGVIGGTVVSQGVLTMEVEKVGTDTVLAGIIRMVREAQETKPSVQSVADTAVRYFIPFVLLVAVVAFVYWYFFAAETLLVALSSFIAVIVVACPCALGLATPTAVTVGIGRAATLGILIRNGEVLERAGKLKAVAVDKTGTLTLGTPAVSGIAVAEGVSEDDLLTTASALGRRSLHPLDGAIVSAADARSLADLLAARIETVPGRGMTARVNRQEIVMGSTEFMSEKSVLMDESVAAAAEVFRSTGASVVFVAVAGKIAGAIGVSDTLRSDAKSAVTEFERMGLPVTMLTGDNARAADVVAAAAGISHVEAGLMPDDKRSFIQKMQEKGTAVVFVGDGINDTPAMTQADVGIAVGSGTDAAVASGGIVLLRNDLIGAVAAVQLAKKVFGRIRMNLFWAFAYNAVLIPLAAGVLYPFTQVMFRPEYAAAAMVLSSVTVVSLSLLLRRYTPPALSLADN